In Corylus avellana chromosome ca2, CavTom2PMs-1.0, the following proteins share a genomic window:
- the LOC132171896 gene encoding uncharacterized protein LOC132171896, whose protein sequence is MSKKKASGNTMTLKDFHGGSIPTDLPLPSAPGVIVRPSDRPGYERPNAWGNPMGRPDHRTRPHSSPATRHFDDKTPFLAHTVRIGRNFDEDERKPLDGVSAPRRTVSDESIQVLPARAEPKPEYGAVGGLSGRQGNSYAEKVNEAAYAGVGSQNLGGNGGQGVGGAYPNVWAVRKEAAGVSEPVQQSAWSGPTAVLKLAHASALEKVSSGRWQSKHSFHSQADIEVVMSSETESGFQSKSYVNSSYDRVDVVGVREHYDTTLARQTERVLNVEDGVRVARKELPDYGRAGAPMYSEVKERNPAILIDRTQLAHNDGKLSGSELQPPVPPEPSERPKLKLLPRTKPLESSEQPVVDHTQGHQRVSDIVHAETVNEAYANTNPAKPSIASSDSGKQAVERSKLNLKPKLNLKPRSQPVEQSEGNIERERSVTDLFFFFFGSAPCCWFFLYVYRYL, encoded by the exons atgtCGAAGAAGAAAGCGAGTGGGAACACCATGACTCTCAAGGACTTCCATGGCGGCTCTATCCCCACTGATCTCCCTCTCCCCTCTGCTCCAGGCGT aaTTGTGAGGCCGTCGGATCGTCCGGGTTACGAGCGCCCGAACGCGTGGGGAAACCCGATGGGGAGACCCGACCACCGCACTCGGCCGCACTCGTCGCCTGCGACGAGGCATTTCGACGATAAGACTCCGTTTCTCGCACATACCGTGCGCATTGGCCGGAACTTCGACGAAGATGAGCGGAAGCCCCTTGATGGGGTCTCTGCCCCCCGCCGGACTGTCAGTGATGAGAGCATTCAGGTCCTGCCTGCCCGTGCTGAGCCAAAGCCTGAGTATGGGGCAGTCGGGGGTTTATCGGGTCGGCAGGGGAATTCATATGCAGAGAAGGTCAACGAGGCGGCTTATGCTGGGGTTGGTTCACAGAATTTAGGTGGGAATGGTGGGCAGGGAGTTGGTGGGGCTTATCCGAATGTGTGGGCGGTGAGGAAGGAGGCGGCGGGGGTTAGTGAACCGGTGCAACAATCTGCCTGGTCTGGACCAACTGCTGTTTTGAAGTTGGCTCATGCCAGCGCGCTTGAGAAGGTATCTTCGGGTAGATGGCAATCGAAGCATTCATTCCATTCTCAGGCAGATATTGAGGTTGTTATGTCATCCGAAACAGAGAGTGGCTTTCAGTCCAAGAGTTATGTTAATAGCAGCTATGATAGGGTGGATGTTGTGGGTGTGAGAGAACATTATGACACAACATTGGCGAGGCAGACGGAGAGGGTTCTGAATGTTGAGGATGGGGTTCGGGTTGCTAGGAAGGAGTTGCCAGATTATGGACGGGCTGGGGCTCCTATGTATTCAGAAGTAAAAGAGAGGAACCCGGCAATTCTTATAGATAGGACTCAACTGGCTCATAATGATGGAAAACTTAGTGGATCTGAATTGCAGCCCCCAGTGCCTCCAGAACCATCAGAGCGACCTAAGTTGAAGTTGCTTCCAAGAACAAAGCCACTTGAAAGTTCAGAGCAGCCTGTTGTTGATCATACACAG GGGCATCAACGGGTGAGTGACATTGTTCATGCTGAAACTGTTAATGAAGCCTATGCAAACACGAATCCTGCAAAACCTAGCATAGCTAGCAGTGACAGTGGGAAGCAGGCTGTGGAGCGTTCCAAATTGAATTTAAAGCCCAAGTTGAATTTAAAGCCTCGGTCACAACCCGTTGAGCAATCAGAAGGAAACATTGAAAGAGAGAGGTCAGTAactgatttgtttttttttttttttggcagtgcTCCTTGTTGTTGGTTCTTTCTATATGTATATAGATATTTGTAA
- the LOC132171894 gene encoding alpha-farnesene synthase-like: MDCKKPLRAEQQSLACQIKSEALDMIQQRRRSANYKPNIWKYDYLQSLTSIYDGLEYKRRAEKLTEVVRSKFAEAVGLLAKLELIDNVKKLGLAIHFDMEILEALDSIASIKEKILSQEEDLYAIALCFRLLRQHGYFVSQDMFSGFMDEKTGAFRKSIHANFKGMLELLEASYLALEGENILDEAKQLSTAILKENTCNLDGNLAKQVAHALELPSQRRVQWFDVKWHINVYEKDRHMNPILLEFAKLNFNIIQATLQKDLRELSRWWRNLGVTENLNFARDRLVETFMCSVGFAFEPRNKCFRKWLTKVLNLIAVIDDVYDVYGTLEELNHFTTAVNRWDVRETQELPECMKICFLALYNTTNELANEIQTGKRGNQLLPHLKKVWTDFCTALFVEAKWYNMGYTPSLQEYLSNAWISSSGSVMLVHAFFCIEHEVEEEFENFLKKNQDLVYNISMIIRLCNDLGTSKAEIERGDVPSSIMCYMREENVSEEIARKHIKGMINKTWKKINGQCFTQLPMLQSFVNIAANVARVANGLYHDGDGFGVQDQETRSNILSLLVEPLMLS, encoded by the exons ATGGACTGCAAGAAGCCATTGCGGGCTGAGCAGCAAAGTTTAGCATGCCAGATAAAGTCTGAAGCCTTGGATATGATACAACAAAGACGACGATCTGCCAATTATAAGCCCAACATCTGGAAATATGATTATTTACAATCTCTTACCAGCATATATGAT GGACTGGAATATAAAAGACGAGCAGAGAAGCTGACAGAGGTTGTAAGGAGTAAATTTGCTGAAGCAGTTGGCTTACTGGCTAAGTTAGAGCTGATTGACAACGTAAAAAAGTTGGGCCTAGCCATCCACTTTGATATGGAAATCTTGGAGGCTCTAGACTCCATAGCGTCCATTAAGGAGAAAATCCTAAGCCAAGAAGAGGATCTCTATGCTATTGCACTATGCTTTAGGCTGCTTAGGCAGCATGGCTATTTTGTTTCACAAG ATATGTTTAGCGGCTTCATGGATGAAAAGACGGGTGCATTCAGGAAAAGCATACACGCGAATTTCAAAGGAATGCTCGAGCTTTTGGAGGCCTCGTACTTGGCTTTAGAAGGAGAAAACATCCTGGATGAGGCCAAACAACTCTCAACTGCAATTCTCAAAGAAAACACTTGTAATTTGGACGGAAACCTTGCCAAACAAGTAGCCCATGCTTTGGAGCTTCCATCACAAAGGAGAGTACAGTGGTTTGACGTCAAATGGCACATCAACGTTTATGAGAAAGACAGGCACATGAACCCCATTCTACTTGAATTTGCTAAACTTAATTTCAACATAATTCAAGCCACACTTCAAAAAGATCTAAGGGAACTTTCCAG GTGGTGGAGGAATTTGGGTGTCACAGAGAACTTGAATTTCGCAAGAGACAGACTGGTCGAAACTTTCATGTGCTCAGTGGGCTTTGCGTTCGAACCTCGGAACAAATGTTTCAGAAAATGGCTTACTAAAGTCCTTAATCTCATAGCTGTAATTGATGATGTTTATGATGTTTATGGCACATTGGAAGAACTAAATCATTTCACCACTGCCGTAAATAG GTGGGATGTCAGGGAAACTCAAGAGCTTCCAGAGTGCATGAAGATTTGCTTCTTAGCACTATACAATACAACTAATGAACTAGCTAATGAAATTCAAACGGGGAAGCGTGGTAACCAACTATTACCTCATCTAAAGAAAGTG TGGACAGATTTTTGTACTGCATTATTTGTGGAAGCAAAATGGTACAACATGGGCTATACACCATCCTTGCAAGAATATCTAAGTAATGCATGGATTTCATCATCCGGTTCTGTGATGTTGGTGCATGCATTCTTTTGTATAGAGCATGAGGTAGAAGAGGAGTTCGAAAATTTTCTCAAGAAAAACCAAGATCTTGTGTATAATATATCTATGATAATTCGACTTTGCAATGATCTGGGGACTTCAAAG GCTGAAATAGAAAGAGGCGATGTTCCTTCATCAATCATGTGTTACATGAGAGAAGAGAATGTTTCAGAGGAAATAGCTCGAAAGCACATCAAAGGGATGATAAACAAAACgtggaagaaaataaatgggCAATGCTTCACTCAATTACCCATGTTGCAGTCATTTGTGAATATTGCCGCAAATGTTGCTCGTGTGGCGAATGGACTCTACCATGACGGAGATGGATTTGGTGTTCAAGACCAAGAGACCCGGAGCAACATCTTGTCTTTGCTAGTTGAACCTCTCATGTTGTCCTGA